In Drosophila yakuba strain Tai18E2 chromosome 2R, Prin_Dyak_Tai18E2_2.1, whole genome shotgun sequence, a single genomic region encodes these proteins:
- the LOC6530737 gene encoding daisho1 codes for MKFFQAAALLLAMLAALANAEPVPQPGTVLIQTDNTQYIRTG; via the exons ATGAAGTTCTTCCAAGCCGCCGCCCTTCTCTTGGCCATGCTCGCTGCCCTCGCCAACGCTGAGCCCGTTCCCCAAC CTGGAACCGTGCTCATCCAGACCGACAACACCCAGTACATCCGCACTGGTTAG
- the LOC6530736 gene encoding inositol-pentakisphosphate 2-kinase isoform X2, producing the protein MTAAGGGDCYPGMEMGVGQKLKLRAQLQPQPQWMAKNLHALLDLPAAMELRQIELIYRAEGNANLVLALPQFKKVLRLPKMISSRLRQVAHQRHEPADEVARPEGQRVATEKAGDLTMPDFMAYIGIMRRLLGNEFVCGADIVAIPKEDDRFWINEHIRDQRPVSRLDKEFVGPFGLLLPDVTQLPATFDVLLANLQAKGTTGDEAGVGRTRNRSAVRRLGDTYAIEIKPKQGWLQLASDVNDLFDLMPSGAVTKPKETPHNQAENEPLAREKCWCRFCSMQLLKLHNEKIKRLSHYCPLELFSGTPSRMLDALDALLACPQNNLRVFQNSNLIYGDHANSISFDELSSRVFPGEIMVLIKHLLVACLLREYEDPESNRAESSNQSQKQKQQPEPELEQLNQNRVSIAATETKEGAGGIGAANVVLPLGGRAAASVVTAGQFSTRTRAAAATATTQRYTKVARMETTITKPAATSMAGAATSSQLSGNVLAMATATAVAVAVASAAGTETKTEPETRAEAEAEAASTTSRNVNQNESQKLNRNEPANQTQSQDSKAEILRLPKNCVLQKILNLQLLVKRHFDFMWQSGYSDHSRPTYNSLRGLLAAVEGAEEEAELEPDEEQAYMVGATALDCSIMLTFQEIEIKCETDCRPADQSYAALQPWCVSLLGHHFLTKLCVLDLDPKPDSHFHKFIAQTREIEKCRRALN; encoded by the exons ATGACAGCCGCAGGAGGAGGAGACTGCTACCcgggaatggaaatgggagtgGGCCAAAAACTAAAGCTTAGGGCTCAGCTACAGCCGCAGCCCCAGTGGATGGCCAAGAATCTGCACGCCCTGCTGGATCTGCCCGCGGCGATGGAACTGCGCCAAATTGAGTTGATCTATCGGGCGGAGGGTAATGCAAATTTGGTGCTCGCCCTGCCgcaatttaaaaaagttttacgTTTGCCAAAAATGATATCCAGCAGACTGCGCCAGGTGGCGCACCAGCGGCATGAGCCGGCGGATGAGGTTGCGCGGCCGGAAGGGCAGCGTGTCGCAACTGAAAAAG CTGGCGACTTGACAATGCCGGATTTTATGGCTTATATCGGGATAATGCGCCGTCTATTAGGAAATGAGTTTGTCTGCGGAGCGGATATTGTTGCCATACCAAAGGAAGACGATAGATTCTGGATAAACGAGCACATACGCGACCAGAGACCGG TTTCGCGTCTGGATAAGGAATTTGTGGGGCCATTCGGCCTGCTGCTGCCAGATGTGACCCAATTGCCTGCCACGTTCGATGTTTTACTTGCCAATTTACAG GCAAAGGGCACAACAGGAGATGAAGCAGGAGTTGGAAGGACGAGAAACAGGAGCGCTGTCCGTCGTCTGGGCGATACATATGCCATCGaaataaaacccaaacaaGGCTGGCTCCAGTTGGCAAGTGATGTCAacgatttatttgatttaatgcCATCGGGGGCAGTGACAAAGCCAAAGGAGACGCCCCACAATCAGGCGGAGAACGAACCTTTGGCCCGGGAAAAGTGCTGGTGTCGCTTTTGCAGCATGCAACTGCTGAAG CTGCACAATGAGAAAATCAAACGTTTGAGCCACTACTGTCCGCTGGAACTATTCTCTGG TACACCCAGTCGTATGCTCGATGCCTTGGATGCACTTCTCGCCTGCCCGCAAAATAATTTACGTGTGTTTCAGAacagcaatttaatttatggcgATCACGCGAATTCGATTTCCTTCGATGAATTGAGCTCGCGTGTCTTTCCCGG TGAAATTATGGTGCTTATAAAACATTTGCTGGTGGCCTGCCTGCTAAGGGAATACGAG GACCCGGAATCCAACCGAGCAGAGAGCTCCAATCAGAgccagaagcagaagcagcaaccGGAGccggagctggagcagctgaaTCAGAATCGCGTTTCGATTGCAGCAACGGAGACAAAGGAAGGAGCTGGTGGAATTGGCGCCGCTAATGTTGTCCTGCCATTGGGGGGCAGGGCGGCCGCCTCTGTCGTCACTGCCGGTCAATTCTCGACGAGGACaagagcagctgctgcaacagCCACGACCCAAAGGTACACAAAAGTGGCCAGAATGGAAACAACAATCACTAAACCAGCAGCCACCTCAatggcaggagcagcaaccaGCAGCCAACTGTCCGGCAATGTGttggcaatggcaacggcaacggcagtggcagtggcagtggcaagtGCAGCTGGAACGGAAACAAAAACGGAACCGGAAACTCGGGCTGAGGCTGAGGCTGAGGCTGCTAGTACGACAAGTCGGAACGTGAATCAGAATGAGAGCCAAAAACTGAATCGGAATGAGCCTGCGAATCAAACTCAATCACAAGACAGCAAAGCGGAAATATTGCGCTTACCAAAAAATTGTGTGCTgcaaaaaattttgaatttgcaATTGCTGGTAAAG CGCCACTTCGACTTCATGTGGCAGTCCGGCTACTCCGACCACTCCCGGCCCACTTACAACTCGCTCCGGGGTCTCTTGGCCGCCGTCGAAGGAGCAGAAGAGGAGGCGGAATTGGAACCGGATGAGGAGCAGGCTTATATGGTCGGAGCCACGGCGCTGGATTGCTCGATTATGTTGACGTTTCaggaaatcgaaatcaaatgCGAAACCGATTGCCGCCCGGCTGACCAGAG CTATGCGGCACTGCAGCCTTGGTGCGTCTCCCTGCTGGGTCATCACTTTCTAACCAAGCTCTGCGTCCTGGATTTGGATCCCAAGCCCGACAGTCACTTTCATAAATTCATAGCGCAGACACGTGAAATTGAAAAGTGCCGTCGagcattaaattaa
- the LOC6530736 gene encoding inositol-pentakisphosphate 2-kinase isoform X3 — MTAAGGGDCYPGMEMGVGQKLKLRAQLQPQPQWMAKNLHALLDLPAAMELRQIELIYRAEGNANLVLALPQFKKVLRLPKMISSRLRQVAHQRHEPADEVARPEGQRVATEKAGDLTMPDFMAYIGIMRRLLGNEFVCGADIVAIPKEDDRFWINEHIRDQRPVSRLDKEFVGPFGLLLPDVTQLPATFDVLLANLQAKGTTGDEAGVGRTRNRSAVRRLGDTYAIEIKPKQGWLQLASDVNDLFDLMPSGAVTKPKETPHNQAENEPLAREKCWCRFCSMQLLKLHNEKIKRLSHYCPLELFSGEIMVLIKHLLVACLLREYEDPESNRAESSNQSQKQKQQPEPELEQLNQNRVSIAATETKEGAGGIGAANVVLPLGGRAAASVVTAGQFSTRTRAAAATATTQRYTKVARMETTITKPAATSMAGAATSSQLSGNVLAMATATAVAVAVASAAGTETKTEPETRAEAEAEAASTTSRNVNQNESQKLNRNEPANQTQSQDSKAEILRLPKNCVLQKILNLQLLVKRHFDFMWQSGYSDHSRPTYNSLRGLLAAVEGAEEEAELEPDEEQAYMVGATALDCSIMLTFQEIEIKCETDCRPADQSSYAALQPWCVSLLGHHFLTKLCVLDLDPKPDSHFHKFIAQTREIEKCRRALN, encoded by the exons ATGACAGCCGCAGGAGGAGGAGACTGCTACCcgggaatggaaatgggagtgGGCCAAAAACTAAAGCTTAGGGCTCAGCTACAGCCGCAGCCCCAGTGGATGGCCAAGAATCTGCACGCCCTGCTGGATCTGCCCGCGGCGATGGAACTGCGCCAAATTGAGTTGATCTATCGGGCGGAGGGTAATGCAAATTTGGTGCTCGCCCTGCCgcaatttaaaaaagttttacgTTTGCCAAAAATGATATCCAGCAGACTGCGCCAGGTGGCGCACCAGCGGCATGAGCCGGCGGATGAGGTTGCGCGGCCGGAAGGGCAGCGTGTCGCAACTGAAAAAG CTGGCGACTTGACAATGCCGGATTTTATGGCTTATATCGGGATAATGCGCCGTCTATTAGGAAATGAGTTTGTCTGCGGAGCGGATATTGTTGCCATACCAAAGGAAGACGATAGATTCTGGATAAACGAGCACATACGCGACCAGAGACCGG TTTCGCGTCTGGATAAGGAATTTGTGGGGCCATTCGGCCTGCTGCTGCCAGATGTGACCCAATTGCCTGCCACGTTCGATGTTTTACTTGCCAATTTACAG GCAAAGGGCACAACAGGAGATGAAGCAGGAGTTGGAAGGACGAGAAACAGGAGCGCTGTCCGTCGTCTGGGCGATACATATGCCATCGaaataaaacccaaacaaGGCTGGCTCCAGTTGGCAAGTGATGTCAacgatttatttgatttaatgcCATCGGGGGCAGTGACAAAGCCAAAGGAGACGCCCCACAATCAGGCGGAGAACGAACCTTTGGCCCGGGAAAAGTGCTGGTGTCGCTTTTGCAGCATGCAACTGCTGAAG CTGCACAATGAGAAAATCAAACGTTTGAGCCACTACTGTCCGCTGGAACTATTCTCTGG TGAAATTATGGTGCTTATAAAACATTTGCTGGTGGCCTGCCTGCTAAGGGAATACGAG GACCCGGAATCCAACCGAGCAGAGAGCTCCAATCAGAgccagaagcagaagcagcaaccGGAGccggagctggagcagctgaaTCAGAATCGCGTTTCGATTGCAGCAACGGAGACAAAGGAAGGAGCTGGTGGAATTGGCGCCGCTAATGTTGTCCTGCCATTGGGGGGCAGGGCGGCCGCCTCTGTCGTCACTGCCGGTCAATTCTCGACGAGGACaagagcagctgctgcaacagCCACGACCCAAAGGTACACAAAAGTGGCCAGAATGGAAACAACAATCACTAAACCAGCAGCCACCTCAatggcaggagcagcaaccaGCAGCCAACTGTCCGGCAATGTGttggcaatggcaacggcaacggcagtggcagtggcagtggcaagtGCAGCTGGAACGGAAACAAAAACGGAACCGGAAACTCGGGCTGAGGCTGAGGCTGAGGCTGCTAGTACGACAAGTCGGAACGTGAATCAGAATGAGAGCCAAAAACTGAATCGGAATGAGCCTGCGAATCAAACTCAATCACAAGACAGCAAAGCGGAAATATTGCGCTTACCAAAAAATTGTGTGCTgcaaaaaattttgaatttgcaATTGCTGGTAAAG CGCCACTTCGACTTCATGTGGCAGTCCGGCTACTCCGACCACTCCCGGCCCACTTACAACTCGCTCCGGGGTCTCTTGGCCGCCGTCGAAGGAGCAGAAGAGGAGGCGGAATTGGAACCGGATGAGGAGCAGGCTTATATGGTCGGAGCCACGGCGCTGGATTGCTCGATTATGTTGACGTTTCaggaaatcgaaatcaaatgCGAAACCGATTGCCGCCCGGCTGACCAGAG CAGCTATGCGGCACTGCAGCCTTGGTGCGTCTCCCTGCTGGGTCATCACTTTCTAACCAAGCTCTGCGTCCTGGATTTGGATCCCAAGCCCGACAGTCACTTTCATAAATTCATAGCGCAGACACGTGAAATTGAAAAGTGCCGTCGagcattaaattaa
- the LOC6530736 gene encoding inositol-pentakisphosphate 2-kinase isoform X4, with product MLDALDALLACPQNNLRVFQNSNLIYGDHANSISFDELSSRVFPGEIMVLIKHLLVACLLREYEDPESNRAESSNQSQKQKQQPEPELEQLNQNRVSIAATETKEGAGGIGAANVVLPLGGRAAASVVTAGQFSTRTRAAAATATTQRYTKVARMETTITKPAATSMAGAATSSQLSGNVLAMATATAVAVAVASAAGTETKTEPETRAEAEAEAASTTSRNVNQNESQKLNRNEPANQTQSQDSKAEILRLPKNCVLQKILNLQLLVKRHFDFMWQSGYSDHSRPTYNSLRGLLAAVEGAEEEAELEPDEEQAYMVGATALDCSIMLTFQEIEIKCETDCRPADQSSYAALQPWCVSLLGHHFLTKLCVLDLDPKPDSHFHKFIAQTREIEKCRRALN from the exons ATGCTCGATGCCTTGGATGCACTTCTCGCCTGCCCGCAAAATAATTTACGTGTGTTTCAGAacagcaatttaatttatggcgATCACGCGAATTCGATTTCCTTCGATGAATTGAGCTCGCGTGTCTTTCCCGG TGAAATTATGGTGCTTATAAAACATTTGCTGGTGGCCTGCCTGCTAAGGGAATACGAG GACCCGGAATCCAACCGAGCAGAGAGCTCCAATCAGAgccagaagcagaagcagcaaccGGAGccggagctggagcagctgaaTCAGAATCGCGTTTCGATTGCAGCAACGGAGACAAAGGAAGGAGCTGGTGGAATTGGCGCCGCTAATGTTGTCCTGCCATTGGGGGGCAGGGCGGCCGCCTCTGTCGTCACTGCCGGTCAATTCTCGACGAGGACaagagcagctgctgcaacagCCACGACCCAAAGGTACACAAAAGTGGCCAGAATGGAAACAACAATCACTAAACCAGCAGCCACCTCAatggcaggagcagcaaccaGCAGCCAACTGTCCGGCAATGTGttggcaatggcaacggcaacggcagtggcagtggcagtggcaagtGCAGCTGGAACGGAAACAAAAACGGAACCGGAAACTCGGGCTGAGGCTGAGGCTGAGGCTGCTAGTACGACAAGTCGGAACGTGAATCAGAATGAGAGCCAAAAACTGAATCGGAATGAGCCTGCGAATCAAACTCAATCACAAGACAGCAAAGCGGAAATATTGCGCTTACCAAAAAATTGTGTGCTgcaaaaaattttgaatttgcaATTGCTGGTAAAG CGCCACTTCGACTTCATGTGGCAGTCCGGCTACTCCGACCACTCCCGGCCCACTTACAACTCGCTCCGGGGTCTCTTGGCCGCCGTCGAAGGAGCAGAAGAGGAGGCGGAATTGGAACCGGATGAGGAGCAGGCTTATATGGTCGGAGCCACGGCGCTGGATTGCTCGATTATGTTGACGTTTCaggaaatcgaaatcaaatgCGAAACCGATTGCCGCCCGGCTGACCAGAG CAGCTATGCGGCACTGCAGCCTTGGTGCGTCTCCCTGCTGGGTCATCACTTTCTAACCAAGCTCTGCGTCCTGGATTTGGATCCCAAGCCCGACAGTCACTTTCATAAATTCATAGCGCAGACACGTGAAATTGAAAAGTGCCGTCGagcattaaattaa
- the LOC6530736 gene encoding inositol-pentakisphosphate 2-kinase isoform X1: MTAAGGGDCYPGMEMGVGQKLKLRAQLQPQPQWMAKNLHALLDLPAAMELRQIELIYRAEGNANLVLALPQFKKVLRLPKMISSRLRQVAHQRHEPADEVARPEGQRVATEKAGDLTMPDFMAYIGIMRRLLGNEFVCGADIVAIPKEDDRFWINEHIRDQRPVSRLDKEFVGPFGLLLPDVTQLPATFDVLLANLQAKGTTGDEAGVGRTRNRSAVRRLGDTYAIEIKPKQGWLQLASDVNDLFDLMPSGAVTKPKETPHNQAENEPLAREKCWCRFCSMQLLKLHNEKIKRLSHYCPLELFSGTPSRMLDALDALLACPQNNLRVFQNSNLIYGDHANSISFDELSSRVFPGEIMVLIKHLLVACLLREYEDPESNRAESSNQSQKQKQQPEPELEQLNQNRVSIAATETKEGAGGIGAANVVLPLGGRAAASVVTAGQFSTRTRAAAATATTQRYTKVARMETTITKPAATSMAGAATSSQLSGNVLAMATATAVAVAVASAAGTETKTEPETRAEAEAEAASTTSRNVNQNESQKLNRNEPANQTQSQDSKAEILRLPKNCVLQKILNLQLLVKRHFDFMWQSGYSDHSRPTYNSLRGLLAAVEGAEEEAELEPDEEQAYMVGATALDCSIMLTFQEIEIKCETDCRPADQSSYAALQPWCVSLLGHHFLTKLCVLDLDPKPDSHFHKFIAQTREIEKCRRALN; this comes from the exons ATGACAGCCGCAGGAGGAGGAGACTGCTACCcgggaatggaaatgggagtgGGCCAAAAACTAAAGCTTAGGGCTCAGCTACAGCCGCAGCCCCAGTGGATGGCCAAGAATCTGCACGCCCTGCTGGATCTGCCCGCGGCGATGGAACTGCGCCAAATTGAGTTGATCTATCGGGCGGAGGGTAATGCAAATTTGGTGCTCGCCCTGCCgcaatttaaaaaagttttacgTTTGCCAAAAATGATATCCAGCAGACTGCGCCAGGTGGCGCACCAGCGGCATGAGCCGGCGGATGAGGTTGCGCGGCCGGAAGGGCAGCGTGTCGCAACTGAAAAAG CTGGCGACTTGACAATGCCGGATTTTATGGCTTATATCGGGATAATGCGCCGTCTATTAGGAAATGAGTTTGTCTGCGGAGCGGATATTGTTGCCATACCAAAGGAAGACGATAGATTCTGGATAAACGAGCACATACGCGACCAGAGACCGG TTTCGCGTCTGGATAAGGAATTTGTGGGGCCATTCGGCCTGCTGCTGCCAGATGTGACCCAATTGCCTGCCACGTTCGATGTTTTACTTGCCAATTTACAG GCAAAGGGCACAACAGGAGATGAAGCAGGAGTTGGAAGGACGAGAAACAGGAGCGCTGTCCGTCGTCTGGGCGATACATATGCCATCGaaataaaacccaaacaaGGCTGGCTCCAGTTGGCAAGTGATGTCAacgatttatttgatttaatgcCATCGGGGGCAGTGACAAAGCCAAAGGAGACGCCCCACAATCAGGCGGAGAACGAACCTTTGGCCCGGGAAAAGTGCTGGTGTCGCTTTTGCAGCATGCAACTGCTGAAG CTGCACAATGAGAAAATCAAACGTTTGAGCCACTACTGTCCGCTGGAACTATTCTCTGG TACACCCAGTCGTATGCTCGATGCCTTGGATGCACTTCTCGCCTGCCCGCAAAATAATTTACGTGTGTTTCAGAacagcaatttaatttatggcgATCACGCGAATTCGATTTCCTTCGATGAATTGAGCTCGCGTGTCTTTCCCGG TGAAATTATGGTGCTTATAAAACATTTGCTGGTGGCCTGCCTGCTAAGGGAATACGAG GACCCGGAATCCAACCGAGCAGAGAGCTCCAATCAGAgccagaagcagaagcagcaaccGGAGccggagctggagcagctgaaTCAGAATCGCGTTTCGATTGCAGCAACGGAGACAAAGGAAGGAGCTGGTGGAATTGGCGCCGCTAATGTTGTCCTGCCATTGGGGGGCAGGGCGGCCGCCTCTGTCGTCACTGCCGGTCAATTCTCGACGAGGACaagagcagctgctgcaacagCCACGACCCAAAGGTACACAAAAGTGGCCAGAATGGAAACAACAATCACTAAACCAGCAGCCACCTCAatggcaggagcagcaaccaGCAGCCAACTGTCCGGCAATGTGttggcaatggcaacggcaacggcagtggcagtggcagtggcaagtGCAGCTGGAACGGAAACAAAAACGGAACCGGAAACTCGGGCTGAGGCTGAGGCTGAGGCTGCTAGTACGACAAGTCGGAACGTGAATCAGAATGAGAGCCAAAAACTGAATCGGAATGAGCCTGCGAATCAAACTCAATCACAAGACAGCAAAGCGGAAATATTGCGCTTACCAAAAAATTGTGTGCTgcaaaaaattttgaatttgcaATTGCTGGTAAAG CGCCACTTCGACTTCATGTGGCAGTCCGGCTACTCCGACCACTCCCGGCCCACTTACAACTCGCTCCGGGGTCTCTTGGCCGCCGTCGAAGGAGCAGAAGAGGAGGCGGAATTGGAACCGGATGAGGAGCAGGCTTATATGGTCGGAGCCACGGCGCTGGATTGCTCGATTATGTTGACGTTTCaggaaatcgaaatcaaatgCGAAACCGATTGCCGCCCGGCTGACCAGAG CAGCTATGCGGCACTGCAGCCTTGGTGCGTCTCCCTGCTGGGTCATCACTTTCTAACCAAGCTCTGCGTCCTGGATTTGGATCCCAAGCCCGACAGTCACTTTCATAAATTCATAGCGCAGACACGTGAAATTGAAAAGTGCCGTCGagcattaaattaa
- the LOC26534869 gene encoding daisho2 produces MNCLKICGFFFALIAALSTAEAATQVINAGGHTLVQTDRSQYIRRN; encoded by the exons ATGAACTGTCTGAAGATCTGCGGTTTTTTCTTCGCGCTGATTGCGGCTTTGTCAACGGCGGAGGCTG CCACCCAAGTCATTAATGCTGGCGGACATACGTTGGTTCAAACTGATCGCTCGCAGTATATTCGCAGAAACTGA
- the LOC6530738 gene encoding carbonic anhydrase 6 produces MLLPIIDFVWLKFIRAFAVVMQLAEDSRLIMMLVSCTMAVAFILNVHSGRAIFWDVVNTLANRRLKSKLDRQPSPIDIPKNTVIRRQLRLPLKWTHYEDLPMATVLENNGRTVIMRIYTAINFMPHLSGAELLGRYHFVEAIFKWGSLKSEHSIGQQQFCLEMQALHRCNQLKGNLEYLTLSYLFALSSVKNEQLKQICDQLRWILWPGSSIELPPFHLESLLQPFGAGHYSYLGTYDNGDVVLPTTWLINPTISTISSRQLAHFEGMYGKDGSTNWSNGRQEQPLGSRNVYLNL; encoded by the coding sequence ATGTTGCTACCGATAATTGACTTTGTTTGGCTGAAGTTCATCAGAGCATTTGCCGTGGTAATGCAACTGGCCGAGGATTCGAGGCTCATCATGATGCTGGTCAGCTGCACAATGGCCGTTGCCTTTATCCTCAATGTTCATTCAGGAAGAGCTATCTTTTGGGATGTGGTCAATACACTGGCCAACCGGAGGCTCAAATCCAAGCTGGACCGACAGCCATCGCCAATTGATATACCAAAGAACACAGTGATCAGGAGGCAACTAAGGCTGCCCTTGAAGTGGACGCACTACGAGGATCTTCCGATGGCGACGGTGCTGGAAAACAACGGACGCACTGTGATCATGCGGATATACACGGCGATCAACTTTATGCCTCATCTCAGTGGAGCCGAGTTGCTAGGTAGATACCACTTTGTGGAGGCGATCTTCAAGTGGGGCAGCCTGAAATCCGAGCACTCAATTGGCCAGCAGCAATTCTGCCTGGAGATGCAGGCCCTTCATCGATGCAACCAACTAAAGGGCAACTTGGAGTACCTCACCTTGTCCTACCTATTTGCGCTCAGTTCCGTGAAGAACGAGCAACTCAAGCAGATCTGCGACCAGCTCAGGTGGATCCTGTGGCCAGGATCTTCGATTGAGCTGCCACCCTTCCATTTGGAATCGCTACTACAGCCATTCGGAGCTGGTCACTACTCCTACCTCGGCACCTACGACAATGGCGACGTCGTGCTGCCCACCACCTGGCTGATCAACCCGACCATCTCCACGATCAGCTCGCGTCAGTTGGCCCATTTTGAGGGGATGTACGGCAAGGATGGCAGCACGAACTGGAGCAATGGTCGGCAGGAACAGCCCTTGGGCAGTCGTAATGTGTACCTTAATCTCTAA
- the LOC6530736 gene encoding inositol-pentakisphosphate 2-kinase isoform X5: MENSVHAVPAVGFITHHTISATTFVLCHNSSRNRSWSWSWSSDNLAKDPDPKPCETVAKGTTGDEAGVGRTRNRSAVRRLGDTYAIEIKPKQGWLQLASDVNDLFDLMPSGAVTKPKETPHNQAENEPLAREKCWCRFCSMQLLKLHNEKIKRLSHYCPLELFSGTPSRMLDALDALLACPQNNLRVFQNSNLIYGDHANSISFDELSSRVFPGEIMVLIKHLLVACLLREYEDPESNRAESSNQSQKQKQQPEPELEQLNQNRVSIAATETKEGAGGIGAANVVLPLGGRAAASVVTAGQFSTRTRAAAATATTQRYTKVARMETTITKPAATSMAGAATSSQLSGNVLAMATATAVAVAVASAAGTETKTEPETRAEAEAEAASTTSRNVNQNESQKLNRNEPANQTQSQDSKAEILRLPKNCVLQKILNLQLLVKRHFDFMWQSGYSDHSRPTYNSLRGLLAAVEGAEEEAELEPDEEQAYMVGATALDCSIMLTFQEIEIKCETDCRPADQSSYAALQPWCVSLLGHHFLTKLCVLDLDPKPDSHFHKFIAQTREIEKCRRALN; encoded by the exons ATGGAGAACTCCGTCCATGCCGTGCCGGCCGTCGGCTTCATAACTCATCATACAATCAGCGCaacaacttttgttttatgtcacaacagcagcagaaacaggagctggagctggagctggagcagcgatAACCTGGCCAAGGACCCCGATCCCAAACCATGCGAAACCGTG GCAAAGGGCACAACAGGAGATGAAGCAGGAGTTGGAAGGACGAGAAACAGGAGCGCTGTCCGTCGTCTGGGCGATACATATGCCATCGaaataaaacccaaacaaGGCTGGCTCCAGTTGGCAAGTGATGTCAacgatttatttgatttaatgcCATCGGGGGCAGTGACAAAGCCAAAGGAGACGCCCCACAATCAGGCGGAGAACGAACCTTTGGCCCGGGAAAAGTGCTGGTGTCGCTTTTGCAGCATGCAACTGCTGAAG CTGCACAATGAGAAAATCAAACGTTTGAGCCACTACTGTCCGCTGGAACTATTCTCTGG TACACCCAGTCGTATGCTCGATGCCTTGGATGCACTTCTCGCCTGCCCGCAAAATAATTTACGTGTGTTTCAGAacagcaatttaatttatggcgATCACGCGAATTCGATTTCCTTCGATGAATTGAGCTCGCGTGTCTTTCCCGG TGAAATTATGGTGCTTATAAAACATTTGCTGGTGGCCTGCCTGCTAAGGGAATACGAG GACCCGGAATCCAACCGAGCAGAGAGCTCCAATCAGAgccagaagcagaagcagcaaccGGAGccggagctggagcagctgaaTCAGAATCGCGTTTCGATTGCAGCAACGGAGACAAAGGAAGGAGCTGGTGGAATTGGCGCCGCTAATGTTGTCCTGCCATTGGGGGGCAGGGCGGCCGCCTCTGTCGTCACTGCCGGTCAATTCTCGACGAGGACaagagcagctgctgcaacagCCACGACCCAAAGGTACACAAAAGTGGCCAGAATGGAAACAACAATCACTAAACCAGCAGCCACCTCAatggcaggagcagcaaccaGCAGCCAACTGTCCGGCAATGTGttggcaatggcaacggcaacggcagtggcagtggcagtggcaagtGCAGCTGGAACGGAAACAAAAACGGAACCGGAAACTCGGGCTGAGGCTGAGGCTGAGGCTGCTAGTACGACAAGTCGGAACGTGAATCAGAATGAGAGCCAAAAACTGAATCGGAATGAGCCTGCGAATCAAACTCAATCACAAGACAGCAAAGCGGAAATATTGCGCTTACCAAAAAATTGTGTGCTgcaaaaaattttgaatttgcaATTGCTGGTAAAG CGCCACTTCGACTTCATGTGGCAGTCCGGCTACTCCGACCACTCCCGGCCCACTTACAACTCGCTCCGGGGTCTCTTGGCCGCCGTCGAAGGAGCAGAAGAGGAGGCGGAATTGGAACCGGATGAGGAGCAGGCTTATATGGTCGGAGCCACGGCGCTGGATTGCTCGATTATGTTGACGTTTCaggaaatcgaaatcaaatgCGAAACCGATTGCCGCCCGGCTGACCAGAG CAGCTATGCGGCACTGCAGCCTTGGTGCGTCTCCCTGCTGGGTCATCACTTTCTAACCAAGCTCTGCGTCCTGGATTTGGATCCCAAGCCCGACAGTCACTTTCATAAATTCATAGCGCAGACACGTGAAATTGAAAAGTGCCGTCGagcattaaattaa